CGCGTACGGGTCGCCGCCTCCGTAGGGGTTCGCGTCGCCGGTGAAACTCGCCGAACTCGATTGATGCAGCGCCGTCACGGTGATCAGGGGGTCCTTTCCGGAGTCGGCCGGGTGCGGATGCGGGGGTGGCTTACTGGGGGCGGGCGAGCAGGGCGCCCTTCGGGGCGGTGAACTCGCCGCCGTCGACGATGCGTTCGCCGCGCAGCCAGGTGGACTTCACGACGCCGCGCAGGGTCTTGCCGGCGTAGGCGGTGACCCGGTTGCGGTGCTGGAGGCCGGCCGGGTCGACGGTGAAGGTCTCGTCGGGGGCGAGGACGGCGAAGTCGGCGTCGTGACCGGGCGCGATGGCGCCCTTGCGGGCGCCGAGGCCGGCCAGGGCGGCGGTCTTCGCGGACATCCAGCGCACGACGTCCTCCAGGGCGTACCCACGCGCGCGTGCCTCGGTCCAGACGGCGGACAGGCTCAGCTGGAGGCCGGAGATGCCGCCCCAGGCGGTGGCGAAGTCGTCGGTCTTCAGGTCGGCGGTGGAGGGCGAGTGGTCGGTGACGACGCAGTCGATGGTGCCGTCGGCCAGCGCCTCCCAGAGCAGGTCCCGGTTGGCGGCCTCGCGAATCGGCGGGCAGCACTTGAACTCGCTGGCGCCGTCGGGGACTTCCTCGGCGGTGAGGGTGAGGTAGTGCGGGCAGGTCTCGACCGTGATCCGCACGCCCTCGGCGCGGGCGGCGCGGATCAGCGGCAGCGCGTCGCTGGAGGACAGGTGCAGCACGTGCACGCGCGCGTGGAGGCGGCGGGCCTGCGCGATGAGGTTCGCGATGGCGGTGTCCTCGGCGTCGCGCGGCCGGGAGGCGAGGAAGTCGGCGTACCTGGGGCCGCCGTGCTGGGGTGCGGCGGCGAGGTGGTGCGGGTCCTCGGCGTGCACGATCAGCAGGCCGTCGAAGCCGGCGATCTCCGCCATGGACCGGGCCAGCTGGTCCTGGTCGAGGTGCGGGAACTCGTCCACGCCGGACGGGGACAGGAAGGCCTTGAAGCCGAAGACGCCGGCGTCGTGCAGGGGACGCAGGTCCTTGACGTTGTCGGGCAGGGCGCCGCCCCAGAAGCCGACGTCGATGTGCGCCTTGTCGCGGGCGACGTCCTGCTTGATCCGCAGGTTCTCGACGGTCGTGGTGGGCGGGAGGGAGTTGAGCGGCATGTCGATCAGGGTGGTGATGCCGCCGGCCGCCGCCGCGCGGGTGGCGGTCCAGAAGCCCTCCCACTCGGTGCGGCCCGGGTCGTTGACGTGCACGTGGGTGTCGACCAGGCCGGGCAGCAGGACGTGGTCGCCGAGGTCCTCCAGCCGGGCGCCGGCCGGGGCCGGTGCGTCGTAGGGCAGGACGGCCGTGATCGTGCCGGCGGACACGGCGACCGTGGCGGCCCGCGTCCCTTCCGGAGTGATGACGCGCGTCGAGCGCAGGACCAGTTCAGCGTCGGACACCCGAACCCCTCTCTGTACCGCCGTTTTACGCCCAGGAAACGGATTTACACCCACGTAACGGATTTCAACGTTCTGTTGAAGGAGTCTTCACTCCCGCCTGTCCGCCGTCAAGGGGCACACTGCTGGACAGGGCGCCGGCCGTCTCCGCTCTGGACGTTTCCACAAAGCGGAATTACCATTCCAGCAAGCAGAACGTAGCTACGTACAAGCAGGGAGTCAACCGGCCGCCGGGTAGGCTTCTCACCTCCTGCCAGTCCCGAAAGGAACGCGCCGTGCCGACGTCCAGCGCCAGCACCACCGACTCCGCCAAGCCCTCCGCCGCGGGCGGGGTCCAGTCCCTCGAGCGCGCCTTCGACCTGCTCGAGCGGATGGCGGACGCGGGCGGCGAGGTCGGCCTGAGCGAGTTGTCCGCGACCAGCGGGCTGCCGCTGCCGACCATTCACCGGCTGATGCGCACCCTGGTCGCCTGCGGGTACGTCCGCCAGCAGCCGAACCGGCGGTACGCGCTCGGACCGCGGCTGATCCGGCTCGGCGAGTCGGCGTCCCGGCTGCTGGGCACCTGGGCGCGGCCCTATCTCGCCCGGCTGGTCGAGGAGACCGGCGAGACCGCGAACATGGCGCTGCTGGACGGCGACGAGATCGTGTACGTCGCCCAGGTGCCGTCGAAGCACTCGATGC
This genomic interval from Streptomyces sp. NBC_00557 contains the following:
- the allB gene encoding allantoinase AllB, whose translation is MSDAELVLRSTRVITPEGTRAATVAVSAGTITAVLPYDAPAPAGARLEDLGDHVLLPGLVDTHVHVNDPGRTEWEGFWTATRAAAAGGITTLIDMPLNSLPPTTTVENLRIKQDVARDKAHIDVGFWGGALPDNVKDLRPLHDAGVFGFKAFLSPSGVDEFPHLDQDQLARSMAEIAGFDGLLIVHAEDPHHLAAAPQHGGPRYADFLASRPRDAEDTAIANLIAQARRLHARVHVLHLSSSDALPLIRAARAEGVRITVETCPHYLTLTAEEVPDGASEFKCCPPIREAANRDLLWEALADGTIDCVVTDHSPSTADLKTDDFATAWGGISGLQLSLSAVWTEARARGYALEDVVRWMSAKTAALAGLGARKGAIAPGHDADFAVLAPDETFTVDPAGLQHRNRVTAYAGKTLRGVVKSTWLRGERIVDGGEFTAPKGALLARPQ
- a CDS encoding IclR family transcriptional regulator → MPTSSASTTDSAKPSAAGGVQSLERAFDLLERMADAGGEVGLSELSATSGLPLPTIHRLMRTLVACGYVRQQPNRRYALGPRLIRLGESASRLLGTWARPYLARLVEETGETANMALLDGDEIVYVAQVPSKHSMRMFTEVGRRVLPHSTGVGKALLAGVPDDEVRALLARTGMPAATEKTITTPEGFLAALQDVRRLGYAVDDNEQEIGVRCLAVSVPDSPTAAAISISGPAGRVTEEATGKIVPVLQQIALELSQALASSGA